The segment CATCAACTGGAAAAAAAAGATTATCCGCTAAAACACTACGAAGACACCACGCTAATATCAGGAGTGCATTAAAATTCGCATTACGAATGGAGTTAATTCCCTTTAATCCCGCAGATCGAATCGTACTTCCAAAGCAGGAGAAGTTCAACGCTAGCTATTACACTGTCGAACAGCTCGAAAAGCTATTTGAGGTTTGTTTGGGTACACCGATAGAATCGGCAGTCTATCTCGCGGCTCACTATGGGCTTCGCCGTTCCGAGGTGCTTGGGCTAAAGTGGGATTGCATCGATTTTGAAGAAAAGACAATCTCAATTCGAGAAGTTCGTGTAAAGATCGGCAAAAATGTTGTCATAAAGAAACCTAAAAGCGAAAGCAGCCAGCGCACTTTGCCTTTAATGGAAAAACTTGAGGATTACTTGTTACATCTAAAGAAACAACGGAAGAAATACAAACAGCAATACGGCAAAGATTACGTCAATAGCGGTCTTGTTTGCTGCTGGCCTGATGGCAGTCCTATGAAGACAGAATACCTGAACCACAAATTCAAGGACATACTCGCAAAGAATGAATTGCCACACATCAGATTCCACGATCTCAGGCACTCAACAGCCAGTTATTTGATTAAGCATGGAGTAAGCCTGAAAGAAATCCAGGTGTGGCTGGGGCATTCTACCATCAGCATTACAGCCAATACCTATACGCACATCGACATGGAGACTAAAAAAGATACAGCACAAAAGATCAACGATCTATTTTCCAAAAATACAAAGGAAGCAGCTCAATGAAGTACAAAGCCTGGAGAGCTTTAGATAATGAGGCGATCAATTCTGCGCTGCTGGACATAGCCACGCTCCATGTAAAACTTGCTTTGGAGTACTGCGACAAGATACTTTACCTTGTCGTAAAGAAGTCATCAGAGCAGAAATCCAGCGATTGAGAATGGAGCGTGACAAATTCCACAAACGCAGACTCTGAACTAGAACAGCTCATCGTGAAGTCGGTCCAAGCATCATTCTGAACGTATCGGAAACCTCGAATCTACACCAAAAAAGAGGCACCGTTAGCAAAATGTTAGCAAACCACCTTAAAAACAAACAAGGGTTCCAGCTCTAATGAGCTGAAACCCTTGTTGCTGTAGTGCCGAGGACGGGGGTCGAACCCGTACGAAGGTCACCCTTCGCAGGATTTTAAGTCCTGTGCGTCTGCCTGTTCCGCCACCCCGGCATGTTGTGTGTGCGTTATACGCGACAAGAAATATAATATCACGTATCTGGAGGATACGCAATTGCTTTTTCCAATATTTCTGCATAAGCAGCAAATAGCCCGTTCAGTCGAGACTGACACGGGCTTTAGTGCTTGGCGCTGCTGTTCCTTATTTGCAGAACTGCGGTGCCCCGCTCAGACTAGTGGCGGTCACGCTCACCGGTTCTGCTGCGCATGCCAGCCAGACCCAGGAGGCCGAGCAGACCGAGCCAGCCCCAGTTGGAGGAGCGGTTGTCGTTGTTGGCTGTGGTGGTTGTGCTCTGTGCCCGGTAGCGGCCCGTTGTGTTATTGTTGGACAACGGGGAGACGGAGCTGTTGTCGCCGGTACGGATTTTGTCCTTCATGATGGATTCGGTCTTGTGCATGGAATCTCTGGTCTCATTCATCATGGTGTTGCCCCGGCTGTCCATCATCCGGTCATCCAGATTGCCCATATTCCCCATGTTGCCCATCCGGCCGTCAGTAGTTGTGCTGTGCATGCCCGGAGCGGTGGTGCTCATAACGCCCGGAATCGTAGTGGTCATACCGCCCGGCGCTGCTGCGGAGATGTCACCTGCTCCGAGCAGACTCATGGACAGGACCGTACCGCAGGCAAGACTTGTGATCAGCTTGTTCAAAATGTTGTGCCCCCTTCATGGATGTGGTTAATCGCTGATAATTTCCCCATCCGGCACAGCATCTATGCAGAGAAGTTATTCCTTCACAATGTTCACGGTCTTGCTGGACGCATTATACGTGACCTTGGCTCCAAGCGCTTCCGCAATCGCACGTACAGGCGCATAGGTAACCGCATCGTCCATGACGCCGGTCGTCAGCTTCTTACCGTTGAGCGTAATATTTACCGGGATATCCTTGTTCACCTCTGGCTCACCTCCGGTTATACGGCTTAGTGCGGCTGCACTCTGCTGGGCAGTAGGCCGCCGGCCTGCCTTCAGGTCCTGGATGGTAAGGCCGAAGCTCATCTGCAGATGGGCGTAATCCTTGAAGGAGGTCCAGTCCCCGCCCCATTCGAACCCCAGCTTCTTCCCCTCCTGTACCACCTCTTGCCAGTCTGCCACCTTGTCGCCATCCCCGTCACGATTCATATCCCAGGACACATTCCTGCCATCCGGCAGCAGCAGCGCGAAGTCTATCGCGAGGCCGTAATTATGGAAGCTGTCGCCTCCCCGGGCATTCGTTACAATGTCGCCCTTCTTGGTTCTCCCTTGAGCA is part of the Paenibacillus sp. FSL M7-0420 genome and harbors:
- a CDS encoding WGxxGxxG family protein, whose translation is MNKLITSLACGTVLSMSLLGAGDISAAAPGGMTTTIPGVMSTTAPGMHSTTTDGRMGNMGNMGNLDDRMMDSRGNTMMNETRDSMHKTESIMKDKIRTGDNSSVSPLSNNNTTGRYRAQSTTTTANNDNRSSNWGWLGLLGLLGLAGMRSRTGERDRH
- a CDS encoding M15 family metallopeptidase — protein: MLTLEQVKQKSAARLAKLHPAVLAGANELIRRSYNRGVQILITQGMRTIAQQNELYAQGRTKKGDIVTNARGGDSFHNYGLAIDFALLLPDGRNVSWDMNRDGDGDKVADWQEVVQEGKKLGFEWGGDWTSFKDYAHLQMSFGLTIQDLKAGRRPTAQQSAAALSRITGGEPEVNKDIPVNITLNGKKLTTGVMDDAVTYAPVRAIAEALGAKVTYNASSKTVNIVKE
- a CDS encoding tyrosine-type recombinase/integrase → MKGSLRKRNQYWYIIVETKDESGKRKQKWINTKCEKKSDAEKFLRETLTKMDNNSFVLPQRKLKFTEFMLDWLNNVIKNEVEETTWEGYEMIVTKHIIPYFMSKNDIPLQELQPMHLQKYYETKYQDDPSTGKKRLSAKTLRRHHANIRSALKFALRMELIPFNPADRIVLPKQEKFNASYYTVEQLEKLFEVCLGTPIESAVYLAAHYGLRRSEVLGLKWDCIDFEEKTISIREVRVKIGKNVVIKKPKSESSQRTLPLMEKLEDYLLHLKKQRKKYKQQYGKDYVNSGLVCCWPDGSPMKTEYLNHKFKDILAKNELPHIRFHDLRHSTASYLIKHGVSLKEIQVWLGHSTISITANTYTHIDMETKKDTAQKINDLFSKNTKEAAQ